Below is a genomic region from Planctomycetia bacterium.
TATTCACCTCCTGGGTATTTTATCTCTGTTTTGAGAAGCCCTATCTCAAACAACGATGAATCAGAGCTTGGAACAGATAGCTACTGCGAGCAGTTCTTCTGCAGTAGAAACCTGGTGCGTCGGTTCTGCGTCAGCCAGTGTGTTCCAATCGTTGATACCCCAACTCACTGCTGCAACATCAATACCTGCTTTGTGTGCGGCAGCAACATCGCGTACCTCATCACCGATGTACAACACATCTTTTTTCTGAAGTTTGTGCTGTTTGATTACACGTTTAATGCCTCGGGCTTTTCCTAACAGCTTGAAACAGCCTGCAGTAAATTCAAAGTATTCGGATATGCCATTGGCTTTCAAACATGCTTGGATATTTTCCGGCGAGTTAGAGGAAAGTATGGCATGTCGCATTCCAGCTGAATGCGTTTGCTTCAGGACACGCAGGATTCCCGGATAGAGCTTAACATTCTCGATCTCATGCCGCATGGCCTGTTGAAATGCACGGGTAATCCGAGGCAACTTGAGGAAGCCGATGTTATGTTCTTTCATGAATTTCCGCACGGTCATCTTTCGTACGCTGTACGGATCGGTAATCGGCTTGAAACGGAACTGCGCAGCTAACCGATTGACAATAGTCAGCGAAATCGCCATCGAATCAGCGATGGTGCCATCAAAATCCCAGAGTACCAATCGGTAAGGCATGCCAGTATCGGTGGGTTGCAAGATAGTCATCTCGTGATGTAACAGTATTGTAAGGTGAGAGGCTGATTTTTCCGTCTTCTTTTTGCAGAGATTCCAGGTTTTGTCTACTCCTTATGTATTCCTGTTCGACATCGATGGCACATTGCTTTCCAGTGGCGGTGCAGGAAAGATGGCACTGGAAACAGCATTCCTGAATCTGTTTGGACTTATGGAGATTAGAAAACAGGTGCCTTATAGTGGTCGTACCGATGTAGCGATTGCCCATGAATTGCTTCAGGCTCACGACATCGATCCCAGTTTAGAGAACATTTCAAAGTTGCAGGAATCGTATCTTAATCAGTTGCCACAAGCTCTGAATTGCAAAAAAGGAAGCGTTCTTCCTGGCGTCATCCCACTATTGGAAGCACTTCGTTCCAGTTCTCATTCGATAATGATAGGGCTTTTGACAGGAAACATCCGTCGCGGAGCGCAGGTTAAGTTAGGCCATTATGACATGAATCACTTCTTCTCTTTCGGGGGATTTGGAGACGGAGTGCATACCCGCAATGAGGTTGCACAAGCCGCCTGGAATGAGGCACGGCAGTTCGCTGGAGTGGAACTCTCTCCAAATCGTACCTGGGTAATTGGCGACACACCGCTCGATATCAGCTGTGCTCGACATATTGGCGCTAAAGTCCTGGCGGTCTCAACTGGAATGCATCCACATGATGAGTTGGAAAGTCATAAGCCAGATCTACTAGCTGCGTCATTAAATCATCCTGTATTGTTATCAAGGATGCTGGTGTAAGATTTTTCAGAGATATCAACAGACAGCATCGTTCAGAATCTACGGTTTTAGCAGTTTTGCCGGCTCAGTTCCAGGTGGCAGCAGTGTACAAAAGACTCCATGAGGGTTGTTTCCGTTGCTGACTTTGAGCAGTAACGTATTTTTCCCTTTCTTGAATTCAACGGCAACACTATCCCTGCCGGGCTGTGCTGCTTCATGTCGTCGATGACGGAACACCAGCTTATCGTTGAATATCACATTGACACCATCATCAGAGCCGAGTTTGATATCTCCCCATCCAGCTTGTGGTGCATCCACTTCAGCATAAAGATAGGAAACACTCATCGGTGCATCATCGCCATGTATTTGTGCAAGGTCGAGATAGCCCGACGAGTTTGCGAGTACTTGTTTCCATTCCACTCTATTCGATTTACCTTGATAGCTCGCTTTGCTGTAGTAACCTGTATCCGGTCCCATAACCTTATCCAACCCGCTGTCCTTTTCATCGTTCGGGAAGGGACCCATCAGTTGCCACCGATCAACAAGCAGAGCAGGGGACTTCATTGTGGACAGATACGCAACAACATCGACCAGTTCATCTTCTGTCAGAAATCCTGCAAGGTTATCAGGCATCAACGATTTGGCGCTTTTGCTTCGTTTTTCGATATCACGAATAGCCAGCTTGGTGTCTTTGCCGCTGGCATCACGCAGGATGATGTGTTCTCCAGTTTCCTCGACCATCAATCCGCTCATGACAACGCCATCTTTGGTTTCGATGACATGTTGTACGTACTGATCGGCAATTGCCTTATCAGGAGTTAAAATGGATTCGAAGAGATTCTCCACGCTTCCTTTAACACCAATCATGGAAAGATCAGGCCCGATACTGCCACCCACTCCCTGAAAGCCATGACATTTGATACATGCCAGGTCTTGATGAGTTAGTACCAGTTTTTTGCCTTGTTCAGGATTACCCGTTTTCTTTGCCAACATGACAGGAGCAGGTAGGCTTGTCATGTTTAATTTTTTGGAAACTGGAAATGCGATAAGCGCTTTGTTTCGTAGATCAATGTAAGGGCTATTTCGCAGTAACCTTCCTGTTTCTGGAATCAGTGATTCAGGCAGCTCTTTTTTCGAGTGCAGTTCCAGTAGCCAACTATTCCCTTGTCTGCTTCCAGTAAGGCTTTCCAGAGCCAGTCGGCGATCTTCCATGTCGATTTTTTCATTGAGGAAGTAAGTTTGGAGCGGCTTCATCGCTTCAGTCGTGCCTATTTTCCCCAAGGCCGTCATGACGGCTTTACGAATATCCGGAGTTTCCGGGCGAATGAGAAGTTTGGTGAGAGTTGCTATCGATTCTTTGGATTTCAGATTTCCCAAGCCAGCAATAGCAGCAACGCGAACCTGGTTAGGATGCCCTTCCGAATTGAAGGCAAGCCTGTCCAGAAAGCCCTGAAAGTCCTTTCGTTCACAGACTGAGACGAGTTCAACAACAGCAGGCAGCATTTCGCCATCAGTCATTTGGGTTTCGATGGCTTTGAGAACCAGGAAGGAGCTTTTCAGGCTGCTCCATTTCCCGCCAAGGTGTTGTAGCAGTGTCTTAAGAGCTGCTGCCCGCACATGACGGTTTGGCTTGGTGTCTTGCAGCAGCTTAAGCAACGATTCACCACCCTCTATTCCACTAGAAGCGGCTAGAGCACCAAGTGCTAATTCTGTTTGTAAGGGGGACATATTTTCGGAAGCAACCTTGCGCCCCAACTTGCTGATAACTGATGGTGGCCGGAGTTCCCACACGAGCCAGGCTGTCTTGTCGTTCCATTCGGGGAAGTGTTTCTCGAAGTCTTTGAGAATGGTATTCCGCCTCTGCTGATCGGTGCCACAAGCAATGTTAAGGGCGGAGAGATAGGCGCGGTCATGGCCGTCGAAGAGGTTGGTGAGTTTGTAGAATCCATCTTTGACGACATCAGCATCAGAGTTTCGCCAACCAATCAAGAACTCACGCCAATTCTGAGCTGTAACACTCGCAGGCAGTTTATCGTCGATCAGGAGAAGGTTTGGTGAAGTATCACAGTATTGCCGACAAATGCAGTTCTTTACATGTGGTTCGGATCGTTCCAGAAAGCGTTCAAACGCTTCTTTCTCTGATAGTGTAAATGCTCTACCTCCACCGTTGGTCTTCGCAAGCAACCAGTAACATCGACATGCGATGACTGGGTCTGATGTTGCCAAGCCCTGCAGAAGTATCTTCGTCTGCTCACCAGGGCTAGTGAGTAACTTGCTGGCCGCATAAGCTCTGGTGGCAATACAGGGAGAACTGATCTGCATTAACATGTCATTCTTTTGTGGCTCAGAACTCGCCACACTATTCTTCACGCTATGTGTTAACCGATAAATCCTCCCCCTGGTCGTATCCCCCATGCCATGACCACCCACGCCTGGGTCGTACCAGTCGGCAATGAAGATAGATCCATCGGGAGCAACGCAGACATCGCTTGGACGGAACCAGTTGTCGGTACTGGTAACCAGGTTCACCTTGTCGAGTTCATAGCCTGCACCCTTGGGACGCACGCCGAAAAGTCGTACTTCCCGCGGGCCAGCATCGGTGTGTAGCAGGAAACCTTCATACTGATTGTTTTTGCTGATAGCTGACAGCTGAGAGCTGAAAGCTTTATGAAGCAGTTTCCCTTCATACCAGCACATCCCAGTAGGCGAGCCAAAGCCGGTGCGGAGGGTTTTGTGAACAACTCCAGGCTGGTCTTCATGCCAGTGATGATCGCCTCGGTTTCTGGGCCAGTAGCCGTAATCGCCGCCGTACATCACATGACAGATGCGTGTTTGCTGCAGTCCATCATCGTCGTTGTCGGAAACGAACATAGTGCCAAAGCTGTTGACAGCAGGTTCGTACTGGTTACGGAAGTTGTGAGCAAGCAGTTCCAGTCCGGTGCCATCAGTGTTACAACGCCAGATGGTACCTGCTTTGCAATCGGTCTGGTTGGTATTCCAGACTTTGCCGTTTCTATCCTTGAGGTTTTTTACACCCTGGTCGCCGACGGAGAAGTAGAGCTTGCCGTCTGGGCCGAAGTGGATGCCGTGGATGCCGTGATCATGATCATGGCCGCCAAAGCCGGTAAGCAGTATCTTGGGTGGCCCATCAGCTTTGCCATCGCCATTCGTATCTTCAAACAGATACAAGTGAGGAGAATGGCAGACATAAACTTTGTAGCCGGGGCCGGCTGGGTCTTTAGAAACTGCAATGCCAAGAGGTGCAAGGAAATCGGGGGCCTGGTAGAAGGTAGTAGCGTTGTCTGCCTTGCCATCGCCATCGGTATCGTGAAGGATAACGATGCGGTCCCCTTCTTTGCGGTTGACCGGTTTGCGGTGTAATGTCGTACGATAGTTGACCGATTCACAGACCCACACCCGTCCTTTTTCGTCGATATCCATACACGTGGGGTTGCTGAACATGGGCTCGCTGGCGAACAGTTCCAGTTTCAGGCCTGCTGCAACCTGAAATGAGCTGAGAGCCTTATTCGGTGGTAACTGTGCCATGGCAAATGAATGAAATATAAAGTAACTGAAACAGATAACTTGGTGAAATACGTGCTTCATGTGACACTCAAAATAACTTGTGAGTTTTCATACACCCCTGCAATATAACTTGAAGCAGATAATTAAAAACAAAAAACTGCACGATTGGCTCGTGCAGTGATGAACTGGTGATAAATTGGCATTATGCATCTTTGGTTGGTTCGGTAGACTCAGCTGTTATTTCTTCAATATTATCGAGTTCAGCCAGTTTTACAGCGGTTACTACTCGGTCACCCTCCTGCAGGTTGGCCAGGCGTACCCCTTGGGTATTGCGGCCAATGGAACGGAAATCGCTGACTTTCATTCGAGTGACCATACCTTGTTGAGTGATAACCATAAGCTCATCACCTTCACGAACAGCAACAGTGGACACCACTGGCCCATTGCGCTCACTGGTGCGAATATCCTTGAGCCCTTTTCCACCACGCCGCTGTGTTCGATAGCGCATATTGCTGGGAGAATTTTCATCTCCTTCAGATTCATTAGGCTCTGAATTCTCAACAGGTTCTTCATCACCTGTTGCAGTAGACCCAGATGCTTCGCTGGGGCCAAAGCTCGTTCGCTTGCCATATCCGTTTTGACAAACGGTCAATAATTGCCCTTCAGGATCAGCAACAGCCAGGCCTACCACTTCATCATCTTTCCCGAGGTTGATGCCTTTTACGCCTTTGGTATCACGACCCATCGGGCGGGCATCTGATTCAGAAAAACGAATGGCCATTCCATTTTTAGTTGCCAGGACGACTTCGTCACCTTCGCCGACCAGCACTGCATTGATCAGAGAATCTCCCTCTTCTAGATTAATGCCGATGATGCCTCCAGCTCGAGGCCTTGAATACTGTTCCAGCGCTGTTTTCTTGACCAGGCCGCGCCGGGTGGCAATAAGCAGGTACTGATTTGGCTCAAATCGTCTTACTGGAATCACAGCACTGACTTTTTCCTCTGGCTTGAGTGAAATAACATTGGGAAGTGCCCGTCCAGCAGAAGTACGGCTCATCTGCGGAATGTCATACACCTTGAGCCAGTAGACCTGTCCAAAGTTAGTGAAGAATAGAAGGTAGGCATGTGTTGAAGCAGTAAAAAAATGTTCAACAAAATCGTCATCGCGGGTTTGTCCGCCACTGACACCGCGTCCACCTCGTTTCTGACTGCGGTAAGTATTGCTGGGCAGCCGCTTGATGTAACCATTGTGACTGATCGTGACTACATTCATTTCTTCTTCAATGAGGTCTTCATGCCTCATCTGGCTGGGGCCTTCATCAATGATCTGGGTGCGACGTTCATTGCCATATTTTTCACTGATTTCATGCAGGTCTTTACGAACCACAGCGAGGATGTTTTTCTGATCGGAAAGAAGAGTTTCGTATTCGTTGATTTTTGCACGCAGACTTGCATATTCCTTGAAGATTTCGTCTCGTTCCAGTGCAGCCAGCTGACCAAGTTGCAGCCGGACAACTGCTTCAGCCTGCTCTTCGGTCATGGAGAAGCTGGTTTTTGGACCCACTTCCTTGATCAGTGCATCAAAGTGTTCTTTGCCAAGAGCTCGTTGCATCACTGCTGCAGAAACTTCCAGGGCAACCAGGCGGTTCTTGGCTTCGGCTCGGCTTGGTGCGGCACGGCAGATGGCAATCACCTCGTCGATGCTGGCGATGGCAATCAGTTGTCCTTCTAGAATATGTGCACGATGCTTGGCCTGACGCAACAGATATTCTGTACGGCGTCGAATGACGCGCACTCGATGTCGTAGGTATTCCTCCAACATCTGCTTCAAATTTAAAGTCTTTGGCCTGCCATCTACCAAAGCCAGCAAGATGATACTGAATGTTTCCTGCAGAGGTGTGAACTGGTAAAGCTGGTTTAATACCAGGTGAGGATCAGCATCGCGTTTGATGTCACAGACTATGCGGACAGGTTCTCCTTTTCTTTCGGATGATTCGTCCCGAGGTGCGCCACTGATACCAGTAATTCTTTCATTCTTGATCGCTTCGCCAATCAACTCCATGATGCGGTTGCGAGTTTGCTGATACGGAATATCGCTGATGATAATCTGGCTACGGCTGCCTTCTTCGTCGACCTTGGCTCTGGCACGGATAATAACCTTGCCTCGGCCTGTACGATATCCATCATAAATACCTTGGCGACCACAAATAACTCCACCGGTTGGAAAATCGGGGCCGGGTATGTGCTGAATCAAGTCATCAATGGTTGCTGAGGGATGATCGATCAGGTGAATTGTGGCGCTGCATACTTCCGACAAATTGTGGGGAGGAATGCTGGTTGCCATACCAACTGCGATACCGCCGGACCCGTTCACCAGCAGATTGGGAAACCGACTTGGAAGAACCATGGGTTCTTTGACGCGACCATCATAATTAGGCACCATGTCGACGGTGTCTTTGTCAAGGTCAGCCAGCATCTCAGCAGCAAAATGGCTCAGTCGGGCTTCGGTGTATCGCTCAGCCGCGGGAGGCAGTCCGGCTAGAGAACCGAAATTCCCCTGCTTATCGATTAGCACATGACGCATGACCCAGTCCTGGGCCATGCGAACTAGAGTATCGTAAACAGCCATGGTGCCATGCGGGTGATAGTCGCCGGTAGTTTGGCCGGTGATTTTGGCACACTTCATACGGCTGGACGCAGGCCCCAGGTTCAGATCATTCATGGCAACGAGGATGCGACGCTGCGAGGGTTTCAATCCATCACGAACATCGGGCAAGGCACGGCTGACAATGACCGACATGGCATAGCTGAGATAGCTGTCCTTCAGCTCTGATTCGATGTTGAGAAGTTGTTCCCGAGGGTTATTTTCCGGTGCAGGCGTTGCAGTCACATTGCCATCTGTGGGGGGAACATCAGGGGGTAGTGAATCAGGCATATTTCCTCAATTTCAGCAGACATCAATGCGGACTAATTCGAAGCTATATTTTAGGGTTTTGTGAGCATGTAGCCATGCTGATTCTTGAGGACAAATGAAGAATTTAGCACGAGTTTCTCAGTCAAAAGTACAAAATGAAATGCTTCATGTTCTTTCCCACTATTAATTTGCAACAACGGAGTTTTCATCTATCATGTGACCATCATTTAACGAATGGATCAGCACCATGAAACGAGCAACACTTCTACTGCTTCTGTTAGGATTCACAACCTCTCTGATGGGACAAGCGCAACAGAGAAACCGCCAGCAGCAAGCTGCAACGGATGAAGAAAAACAGCATGCCGAGTATATTCTTGCCAACTACACCAAGTACGAGGTGTTAGTTCCGATGCGGGATGGCAAAAAGCTGTTCACATCGATCTATCGACCGAAGGAAGACAGTCGGCCTTATCCCATCATGTTGATGCGTACGCCTTACAGTGTTGCGCCCTATGGAATAGACAAATACCGCAATCGACTGGGGCCATCTGCAGCATTTGATAAAGAAGGATATATCTTCGTCAATCAGGATGTTCGCGGCCGCTGGATGTCGGAAGGTGACTTTGTCAACATGACACCGCACATCCCCAACAAAAAAGACAACACTCAGGTAGATGAAAGCAGCGACACCTACGATACCATCGAGTGGTTGATCAAGAATGTTCCGAATCACAATGGTAAAGTAGGGCAGTGGGGAATCAGTTACCCAGGGTTTTACACTGCGGCAGGGATGATTGATGCACATCCGGCTCTCAAGGCTGTTTCACCCCAGGCGCCTGTGACCGATTGGTTCATTGGTGATGACTTTCATCATAATGGAGCCTTATTCCTGCCTCATTGTTTCAACTTCATGGCCAATTTTGGCAAGCCTCGTCCGGAACCAACGAGTAAGTATCCATACATGCCGTTCGATCATGGCACCCCTGATGGGTACGATTTCTTCCTGAAAATGAAGGCGCTTAACTATGCAGACAAACTCCATCTCAAAGGACAGGTGGCTTTCTGGAATCAGATGATGGAGCATGGCAATTATGATGAGTTCTGGAAGAGTAGAAACATCCGGCAGTACATCAACAAGGATGTTAAGCCCGCAGTGCTAACCGTCGGTGGTTGGTTTGATGCGGAAAACCTCTTTGGTGCACTCCACGTTGGAAAGAATGTCTCTGCTAAGCCAGGCAACACCCTCGTCATGGGACCCTGGGTGCATGGCGGCTGGAACCGTGGCGATGGCGACAGCTTGGGCAATGTCAAATTCAATGCAAAGACAGGCGAGTACTTCCGTGACAAGATTCAATTCCCATTCTTCCAGCATCATTTACATGACAAAGGAGAGTGGAAGGCGCCCGGCGCATGGGTATTTGAAACGGGAACGAATCAGTGGCGAAAGTTTGATACGTGGCCGCCTAAAAATGTCAGTCTTAATGATTTTCAATTGACTGGAAATGGTCAGTTAGCAATTGCGAGTGACTTTACAAAACAGCCTACAAGACGACCACAATCAGATAACAGTTTTGACGAGTTCATCAGCGATCCCAGCAAACCTGTCCCTTACATCGACAAGATCGGCATTGGAATGGAAAAGGAGTATATGATAGCTGATCAGCGTTTTGCCAGCCGCCGAACGGATGTGCTCACCTATCAGACGGATGTTTTGAAAAACGATTTGACCTTGGCAGGCCCCATCGAAGTGGAACTCGTAGTCTCCACTACTGGTACCGATGCCGACTGGGTGGTGAAGATGATTGATGTCTATCCCGATGATGCTGCAGACCCTGATCCTAACCCTGCCAACGTGCGGATGGGGGGCTATCAGCAGCTTCTCCGTGGCGATGTCATGCGGGGTAAATTCCGCAAGAGTTTCGAAAAGCCTGAAGCCTTCGAGCCGGGGAAACCCACTAAAGTAAGTTTTACCATGCCAGACGTGTTTCACACCTTCCGTCCTGGGCATAAGTTGATGGTTCAAGTGCAGAGCAGTTGGTTTCCACTGGTGGATCGCAACCCGCAAACATTCTGCGATATCTACAAAGCCACCGAAGCGGATTTTCAGAAGGCAACACACCGCGTTTACCACTTCGCTGAAAACGGATCGAAGATTGTGGTAAGAGTCCTTAAATAACTTCTATCCGGACTGACTTGCAACATTGATTTGGAGTAACCCTATCTATGCCTGTACAAGAAGATCATCCCATACTGGCAGCAGTGAAATCGCAGCTGAAAGATCATGGCAAGCCATTTACGATGGCTGTCATGATCAAGATCAAACCTGAATGCAAAATTCAGTTCGAAGCAGCGTTCAAAGAGTGCATCAGGGCTACCAGGCAAGAACGAGATTGCATCGCTTATGACCTCAACAGCAGTTCTACAGATGAGGGCAATTACGTGAATTATGAGCGATGGAAAAGTGTTTCCGCACTCGATGCCCATTTGAGGGAAGCGCATACCCAGACGCTTTTGAGCACGGTTGCTCCATATCTTGCTGGTTCGCCCGACATCAAAGTTTATACTTTTGCAGGTGAGTAGCGTGAGTGAGAAGATGGAACAGAACAGCCGAGTTCAAAATCCGTTGGATTTCCGGATTCCCCATGAACAGGTAGTGGTAGTGCGTGAAACTGATATCGATGAGTTGGGCCATGTCAATAACACGGTTTATCTTCGCTGGGTGCAGGATATTGCGATTGCCCATTGGCAACTCATAGCGACTCCGGAACAGCAGCAGGAAATGGTTTGGATGGTGTTGCGACATGAAATTGATTACAAGGCTGCAGCACGATTGAACGATGAGATTATTCTGCGAACCTGGATTGGAATAGCAGAAGGCTTACGCTTTGACAGGCATACGGAAATACTGTCGATGGTTCGAAAGCCGCTGGCTATAGCGCGTACCGTGTGGTGCCCGGTGGATCCTGTCACTCAGCGCCCGAAGAAAGTAAATTCAGATGTGAGACGAATGTTCTCGGCGGAGAGTTAGCCAGCTGTCGACAATCGTTCCGCAATACTATTTTCAAGAAGTCGCTTCAACGTCGGCAGCCAGTCGTTGCCAATCCATGATATGCCATTAAATGGAACGATGCGTTCGACCGCCCAACGATTTTTTTTGAGCTTACTGACCATTGTGGCCGCTTCATAGCTGTTTGTTGAATGTACGATGACTGGAAATACAGGTTCGATGGTTTGCAGATATCGAACAACATCCATGCCGGTTGCATCACCGCCTGGGTACTTTGTGAAATCTGTGTCGTTCAGATCATGATCTAGCGAAAGGGCAGTAACTTCCTCAATCGAAGCTTGCAGACGTTCGATCAATGGTTTGGGATGATCAAAAACTTCAATGGCGAACATATAGAGTCGATCAGAAAGCCAGGCTTTCATCGCTTCGGCTCGTTCAGCATTGTCCTCGAGTATCAGAATGGTTCTTTTCATGGTTGTTTGCCTTAGCAATTCAATTGTCGTATGCGTGTTCCGAAAGGGCAATACCACATGACCAATTTGACGGAAAATCCAAGCATGCGCAAGCGTTCAGCTACACCGCAAAGTGATCGCTGACTCCTAAACCGGAAAGTGCCGCTCAGGTTGTTGATTTCGGAAACAATACCACGAGTGTCAATTGCTAGTTCCCCAGCGTATAACGCTTCTCTGGCGTTGCCTAGTATCTTTGGATGCACATGCAACCCATCGGGAACGACATGTATGGTTTCTTTGATATCAACCGCATAGGCATATCGACCTGGAGGAATGCCAATATCAATTGCCTTGCTCGAAACAGAGCGCGGATAAGGCATGCGGTCGATTGGCTTTTTGGCTTTTCCAAACATGAATCGTCTTTTCAGGGAAGCAAGGCAATAATAATCCCTGAAACAAGCAATGCAAGGCTGGTCGATCCCGTGCGTATTCACAAACAAAAAGCCCCTGATCATTGCGATCAGGGGCGTCTTGATTATGACATATTGGGTTTGTTATTCTTCCTTAGCACCTGGCAAGGTGAATAGTTGCCCGCCACCGCTACCCATTCCACCCTTGAGTGGCTCACGGGCTGCTTTCTCTTCACTGGTTTCTACTTCTTCAATGACCTCATCATCGTCCTGACCGGCACGTTTGCGGGACAAGCCGATCTTGCGTTCTTCGCGATCAATCTTTAGAACTTTGACATCGATGGTGTCGCCAACCTTGACGACGTTTTCCGGACTGTCGACTTTGTCATCAGCCAGTTCGGAAACATGCAGCAGGCCTTCGAGCCCAGGTTCAAGTTCAATGAAGACACCAAAGTTGGTGATCTTGGTAACCTTGCCCTGAACAACCTGATTCTGCTTGTATCGTTCTGGTATGTCGGTTTCCCAGGGATCGCTCGAAAGTTGCTTCATTCCCAGTGCCACACGCTTGCGTTCCTGATCGACTGCAAGAACCACGCAGTTGACGGTCTGACCTTTCTGTAGCACTTCGTTGGGGTGAGATACTTTGCGTACCCAACTGATGTCGCTGACATGCAGCAAGCCATCGATGCCTTCTTCGATTTCGATGAAAGCACCATAGTTGGTGAGGTTGCGGACCACGCCGGAAACCTGGGTGCCGGTCGGATATTTCTCCGCGACTTTATCCCAGGGATTCGTGTGGCACTGTTTCATGCCAAGCGAAATTTCCTGCTTATCCTTATTGATATTGAGCACTTCGACTTCTATCTTGTCACCGATGTGTACCATTTCGTTCGGATGATTGATGCGTTTCGTCCAACTCATTTCCGAGATGTGGACGAGGCCTTCGATGCCGGGTTCGAGTTTCACGAAGGCACCATAGGTCATTACATTGACCACTTCGCCTGTATGTCGGCTGTTGACTGGGTACTTGGCTTCAACACCATCCCATGGTGAGGCCTGCTTCTGTTTCAGTCCGACTGCGATCCGTTCCTTGTCGCGATCAACATTGATGATGTAGACTTCGAGTTCCTGCTCGATGTGCACCATGTCGCTCGGGTGCTGTACGCGACCCCACGACATATCGGTGATGTGCAACAGGCCATCAATGCCGCCGAGGTCAACAAACGC
It encodes:
- a CDS encoding CocE/NonD family hydrolase, translated to MKRATLLLLLLGFTTSLMGQAQQRNRQQQAATDEEKQHAEYILANYTKYEVLVPMRDGKKLFTSIYRPKEDSRPYPIMLMRTPYSVAPYGIDKYRNRLGPSAAFDKEGYIFVNQDVRGRWMSEGDFVNMTPHIPNKKDNTQVDESSDTYDTIEWLIKNVPNHNGKVGQWGISYPGFYTAAGMIDAHPALKAVSPQAPVTDWFIGDDFHHNGALFLPHCFNFMANFGKPRPEPTSKYPYMPFDHGTPDGYDFFLKMKALNYADKLHLKGQVAFWNQMMEHGNYDEFWKSRNIRQYINKDVKPAVLTVGGWFDAENLFGALHVGKNVSAKPGNTLVMGPWVHGGWNRGDGDSLGNVKFNAKTGEYFRDKIQFPFFQHHLHDKGEWKAPGAWVFETGTNQWRKFDTWPPKNVSLNDFQLTGNGQLAIASDFTKQPTRRPQSDNSFDEFISDPSKPVPYIDKIGIGMEKEYMIADQRFASRRTDVLTYQTDVLKNDLTLAGPIEVELVVSTTGTDADWVVKMIDVYPDDAADPDPNPANVRMGGYQQLLRGDVMRGKFRKSFEKPEAFEPGKPTKVSFTMPDVFHTFRPGHKLMVQVQSSWFPLVDRNPQTFCDIYKATEADFQKATHRVYHFAENGSKIVVRVLK
- a CDS encoding acyl-CoA thioesterase, which gives rise to MEQNSRVQNPLDFRIPHEQVVVVRETDIDELGHVNNTVYLRWVQDIAIAHWQLIATPEQQQEMVWMVLRHEIDYKAAARLNDEIILRTWIGIAEGLRFDRHTEILSMVRKPLAIARTVWCPVDPVTQRPKKVNSDVRRMFSAES
- a CDS encoding antibiotic biosynthesis monooxygenase, with translation MPVQEDHPILAAVKSQLKDHGKPFTMAVMIKIKPECKIQFEAAFKECIRATRQERDCIAYDLNSSSTDEGNYVNYERWKSVSALDAHLREAHTQTLLSTVAPYLAGSPDIKVYTFAGE
- a CDS encoding response regulator; the protein is MKRTILILEDNAERAEAMKAWLSDRLYMFAIEVFDHPKPLIERLQASIEEVTALSLDHDLNDTDFTKYPGGDATGMDVVRYLQTIEPVFPVIVHSTNSYEAATMVSKLKKNRWAVERIVPFNGISWIGNDWLPTLKRLLENSIAERLSTAG
- a CDS encoding 30S ribosomal protein S1; the encoded protein is MVNRNLIRDFEIEEQDIEQAFAGFGMSAEEALPSIYVDQQQEFDPNKVVVGKIREIHDNDVVVDVGYKSEGIIPLNEWWDEGTNKVSPPQVGDEVRVLLEDIDDANGLLMLSYRKAKRQEEWERVIRQHKEGDVVQGAVTKKIKGGLLVNIGVNVFLPASQVDIRRPSDIGDYIGKDVRCKILKIDEARRNIVVSRRKLIEDERTEKKKKLLEEIAPGQLRKGIVKNIADFGAFVDLGGIDGLLHITDMSWGRVQHPSDMVHIEQELEVYIINVDRDKERIAVGLKQKQASPWDGVEAKYPVNSRHTGEVVNVMTYGAFVKLEPGIEGLVHISEMSWTKRINHPNEMVHIGDKIEVEVLNINKDKQEISLGMKQCHTNPWDKVAEKYPTGTQVSGVVRNLTNYGAFIEIEEGIDGLLHVSDISWVRKVSHPNEVLQKGQTVNCVVLAVDQERKRVALGMKQLSSDPWETDIPERYKQNQVVQGKVTKITNFGVFIELEPGLEGLLHVSELADDKVDSPENVVKVGDTIDVKVLKIDREERKIGLSRKRAGQDDDEVIEEVETSEEKAAREPLKGGMGSGGGQLFTLPGAKEE